GACAGGGCGATCAGCCCGCGCCACCGCAGCTCGTCGACGATGTCCGTCACGTTTCTCGCGTCTCCTTCGATGAGTCAGGTCCGTCCGGCGTCCGTGACGACGGAACGCCCCCGAGGTTATACGCCCTGGCTGACCGAACTCATATTGAAATCCGGCACCCGCAGGGCGGGCATCGCGGCCCGGGTGAAGTAGTCGCCCCACTCACGCGGCAGCGTCTTCTCCGTCCGCCCCGCCTCCGACGCCCGCGAGAGCAGACCGACCGGCGACTCGTTGAAGCGGAAGTTGTTCACCTCGCCGACGACCTCGCCGTCCTCGACGAGATAGACGCCGTCCCGGGTCAGCCCCGTCAGCAGCAGCGTCGCCGGATCGACCTCGCGGATGTACCACAGGCAGGTCAGCAGCAGCCCGCGCGAGGTGCCGGCGACCATCTCCTCCAGCGAACGCTCGCCGCCGCCGTCCAGGATCAGATTGTCCACCGGAGGGGCCGTCGGCAGCCCGGTCAGCTCCGCGCTGTGCCGGGTGGTGATCAGCCGGTCCAGCTTGCCGTCCCGGATCCAGTCGGTCGCGTGGAGCGGCAGACCGTTGTCGAACACCGACGCGTCGTCGCCCGAGGAGTGCGCGATCACGAACGGCGCGGACTCCAGGCCCGGCTCGTTCGGGTCACTGCGCAGCGACAGCGGCAGCTCCGCGAGGGTGTCACCGACCCGGGTGCCCCCGCCGGGCTTGGAGAAGACCGTCCGGCCCTCGGCGGCGTCCCGCGCGGACGACGACCACAGCTGGTAGATCAGCAGATCGGCCACCGCGGTGGGCGGCAGCAGCGTCTCGTACCGGCCCGCGGGCAGCTCGATCCGGCGCTCCGCCCAGCCGAGGCGCCGCGCCAGCTCCGCGTCGAGCGCCGCCGGATCGACGTCCTTGAAGTCGCGCGTCGCCCGCCCCGCCCAGGCCGACCGCGACCGGTCGGGAGACTTGGCGTTCAGCTCCAGTGTGCCGTTGGGCTGGTCATGACGGAGCCGTACGCCCGTGGACGTACCGAGATACGTGGACGTGAACTCGTGGTTCGCGAAGCCGTACAGCTCACGGCCGCCGGCCCGGGCACGCGCGAAGGACTCGCCGAGCGCCGGCGCGAAGTCCGCGAAGACCGCGGACGTCGTCTCGGCGGGCGCGTCGGTGAAGTCCTCCGACACCGCGCCGGCCTCGACGAGCGGCCGGGCGTCCTCCGCCGGGCCCGCGCCACGGGCGGCGGCCTCGGCGGCGCGCACCAGCGGCTCCAACTCCTCGGCGGTGACGGCGGATCGGGACACCACACCGGAGGCGGTGCCCTCCTTGCCGTCCACGGTCGCGATGACGGTGAGCGTACGGCCGCGGGTCACGCCGTTCGTCGTCAGCGCGTTGCCCGCCCAGCGCAGATTGGCCGTCGACCGCTCCTCGGCGATGACCACGCAGCCGTCGGCGCTCGACAGAGCGAGGGCCCGCTCGACGATCTCGTGCGGCTTACCGCTGCTGCTCGTGCTCATCGTCCGGCCTCCTGAGTGGTGTTGAGACTGTGCTGACCCGGGGGGCGACCCCCGGACCCCCGGCCGATTTCCGTCGCCCCCGTCATCGCCCGGCCTCCTGCGTCGTGTTGAGGATGTTCACCTGGCGGAACAGGGCCGACGGGCAGCCGTGGGAGACCGCCGCCACCTGGCCCGGCTGGGCCTTGCCGCAGTTGAAGGCGCCGCCGAGCACATACGTCTGCGGTCCGCCGACCGCCTCCATCGAGCCCCAGAAGTCCGTCGTCGTCGCCTGGTAGGCGACATCCCGCAACTGCCCGGCCAGCTTGCCGTTCTCGATCCGGAAGAACCGCTGCCCGGTGAACTGGAAGTTGTACCGCTGCATGTCGATCGACCACGAACGGTCGCCCACCACATAGATCCCGCGCTCCACACCGCCGATCAGATCCTCCGTGGCGAGCCCGCCCGGATCGGGTCGCAGCGACACGTTCGCCATGCGCTGCACCGGCACATGGCCCGGCGAGTCGCCGAACGCGCAGCCGTTGGAGCGGTCGAAGCCCGTCAGCTTCGCGATCCGCCGGTCCAACTGGTAGCCCACGAGCGTGCCGTCCTTGACGAGGTCCCACGACTGGGCCTCGACGCCCTCGTCGTCGTACCCGATCGTCGCCAGCCCGTGCTCCGCCGTCCGGTCACCCGTCACATTCATGATCGACGAGCCGTACGCCAGCTTGCCCAGCTGGTCGAACGTCGCGAAGGAGGTGCCCGCGTACGCCGCCTCGTACCCGAGAGCCCGGTCCAGCTCGGTCGCGTGCCCGATCGACTCGTGGATCGTCAGCCAGAGGTTCGACGGGTCGACGACCAGGTCGTACGTCCCCGCCTCGACGCTCGGCGCGCGCATCTTCTCCGCGAGCAGCGCCGGGATCCGCTCCAGCTCGGAGTCCCAGTCCCAGCCGGTGCCCGTCAGGTACTCCCAGCCACGGCCGGCCGGCGGCGCGATCGTGCGCATCGAGTCGAACTCACCGCTCTCGCCGTCCACGGCGACCGCCGAGAGCTGCGGGTGCAGCCTGACGCGCTGCTGGGTGGTGACGGTGCCCGCCGTGTCCGCGTAGAACTTGTTCTCGTGGACCGTCAGCAGCGAGGCGTCCACGTGCGCGACGCCCTCCCCGCGCAGCAGCCGCGCGCTCCACTCCGCGAGGAGACCGGTCTTGTCCTCGTCCGGCACCTCGAACGGGTCGATGTCGTACGCCGACACCCAGGTCCTGTCCGCGTGCACCGGCTCGTCGGCCAGCTCCACGCGCTCGTCCGAGCCCGCCGCCGCGATCACCTTCGCCGACAACTTGGCCATCGCCACGGCCTGTCCGGCGACCCGCGCCGCCGCGTCCATCGTCAGATCGACCCCGGAGGCGAACCCCCAGGCGCCACCGTGCACGACCCGGACCGCGAATCCGACGTCGGTCGAGTCCGAGGACCCGGCGGGCCTGGCGTCCCGCAGCCGCCAGGCCGCGCTCCGTACCCGCTCGAACCGGAAGTCGGCATGATCGGCGCCGAGAGCACGCGCCCTGGCGAGCGCCGCGTCGGCGAGCGCCCTCAGCGGCAGTGCCAGAAACGACTGATCTACCTCATGGGGCACGTCGGCCTCCCTTTCACACGCCTCGGTAAAGGTGTCCGCAGTGAATCATGCGGTACTGAGGGGACTTTCGCCGCGTTTATGTAGAGACCCCACAGTGACCGTCCCGAGGCCCTGTCAATGCCCGAGTCCACGGACCGGTGGATCGACCGATAGGTTTTCCAGGAACCAGACAGCTACGAAAGGTGCTCCGTTGAGCCGCTCGGTTCTCGTCACCGGAGGAAATCGGGGCATCGGCCTCGCCATTGCCCTGGCCTTCGTCGGCAACGGCGACAAGGTCGCCATCACCTACCGCTCGGGCGAACCGCCCGCGGCCCTGACAGAGGCGGGTGCCCTCGCCGTCCGGTGCGACATCACCGACGCCGAGCAGGTGGAGCAGGCCTACAAGGAGATCGAGGAGACGCACGGCCCCGTGGAGGTGCTGGTCGCCAACGCCGGTATCACCAAGGACCAGTTGCTGATGCGGATGTCGGAGGACGACTTCACCTCCGTCCTCGACACCAACCTCACCGGCACCTTCCGTGTCGTCAAGCGCGCCAACCGCGGCATGCTGCGCGCCAAGCGCGGACGCGTCGTGCTCATCTCCTCCGTGGTCGGACTGCTCGGCTCGGCCGGCCAGGCGAACTACGCGGCGTCCAAGGCCGGACTCGTCGGCTTCGCCCGCTCGCTCGCCCGTGAACTCGGCTCGCGCAACATCACGTTCAACGTCGTCGCGCCCGGTTTCGTCGACACCGACATGACCAAGGTGCTCACCGACGAGCAGCGCGCGAAGATCGTCGCCAATGTCCCCCTCGGCCGTTACGCGCTGCCCGAGGAGATCGCGGCCGCGGTCCGCTTCCTCGCCTCGGACGACGCCGCGTACATCACTGGAGCCGTCATTCCCGTTGACGGCGGATTGGGCATGGGTCACTGATCACATGAGTGGAATCCTCGCCGGCAAGCGCATCCTCATCACCGGTGTCCTCACCGACTCCTCCATCGCCTTCCACGCCGCCAAGATCGCGCAGGAAGAGGGCGCGGACGTCATCCTCACCGGCTTCGGGCGCCTCTCGCTCGTCGAGCGCATCGCCAAGCGGCTGCCCAAGCCCGCC
This window of the Streptomyces niveus genome carries:
- a CDS encoding metallopeptidase TldD-related protein — translated: MSTSSSGKPHEIVERALALSSADGCVVIAEERSTANLRWAGNALTTNGVTRGRTLTVIATVDGKEGTASGVVSRSAVTAEELEPLVRAAEAAARGAGPAEDARPLVEAGAVSEDFTDAPAETTSAVFADFAPALGESFARARAGGRELYGFANHEFTSTYLGTSTGVRLRHDQPNGTLELNAKSPDRSRSAWAGRATRDFKDVDPAALDAELARRLGWAERRIELPAGRYETLLPPTAVADLLIYQLWSSSARDAAEGRTVFSKPGGGTRVGDTLAELPLSLRSDPNEPGLESAPFVIAHSSGDDASVFDNGLPLHATDWIRDGKLDRLITTRHSAELTGLPTAPPVDNLILDGGGERSLEEMVAGTSRGLLLTCLWYIREVDPATLLLTGLTRDGVYLVEDGEVVGEVNNFRFNESPVGLLSRASEAGRTEKTLPREWGDYFTRAAMPALRVPDFNMSSVSQGV
- a CDS encoding TldD/PmbA family protein translates to MPHEVDQSFLALPLRALADAALARARALGADHADFRFERVRSAAWRLRDARPAGSSDSTDVGFAVRVVHGGAWGFASGVDLTMDAAARVAGQAVAMAKLSAKVIAAAGSDERVELADEPVHADRTWVSAYDIDPFEVPDEDKTGLLAEWSARLLRGEGVAHVDASLLTVHENKFYADTAGTVTTQQRVRLHPQLSAVAVDGESGEFDSMRTIAPPAGRGWEYLTGTGWDWDSELERIPALLAEKMRAPSVEAGTYDLVVDPSNLWLTIHESIGHATELDRALGYEAAYAGTSFATFDQLGKLAYGSSIMNVTGDRTAEHGLATIGYDDEGVEAQSWDLVKDGTLVGYQLDRRIAKLTGFDRSNGCAFGDSPGHVPVQRMANVSLRPDPGGLATEDLIGGVERGIYVVGDRSWSIDMQRYNFQFTGQRFFRIENGKLAGQLRDVAYQATTTDFWGSMEAVGGPQTYVLGGAFNCGKAQPGQVAAVSHGCPSALFRQVNILNTTQEAGR
- the fabG gene encoding 3-oxoacyl-[acyl-carrier-protein] reductase, with protein sequence MSRSVLVTGGNRGIGLAIALAFVGNGDKVAITYRSGEPPAALTEAGALAVRCDITDAEQVEQAYKEIEETHGPVEVLVANAGITKDQLLMRMSEDDFTSVLDTNLTGTFRVVKRANRGMLRAKRGRVVLISSVVGLLGSAGQANYAASKAGLVGFARSLARELGSRNITFNVVAPGFVDTDMTKVLTDEQRAKIVANVPLGRYALPEEIAAAVRFLASDDAAYITGAVIPVDGGLGMGH